From a single Terriglobales bacterium genomic region:
- a CDS encoding response regulator transcription factor — MESVLIVDDDVELCDLVSEYLTPEGFAVEAVHNGEEGLKRALSGEHVMVVLDVMLPGMSGLDVLRKLRAESRVPVLILTARGDDVDRIVGLEIGSDDYLPKPFNPRELLARIRAILRRTQTPTSPPLERIVVGDVELDPAARVVRRAGDPVELTSVEFGMLEALMRASGQVVTREQLAQNVLGRKFMPYDRSIDMHVSKLRKKLGDSDGNERIKTIRGVGYVFTRQEER, encoded by the coding sequence ATGGAAAGTGTGCTGATTGTCGATGACGATGTGGAGCTCTGCGACCTGGTGTCAGAGTACCTGACGCCGGAAGGTTTCGCCGTAGAAGCCGTACACAACGGCGAAGAGGGCTTGAAGCGAGCTCTCTCGGGTGAGCACGTGATGGTGGTGCTGGACGTGATGCTGCCGGGGATGAGCGGACTGGACGTGCTGCGGAAGCTGCGCGCGGAATCGCGGGTGCCGGTGCTGATCCTGACGGCGCGGGGCGATGATGTGGACCGTATTGTGGGTCTGGAGATCGGCTCCGACGATTACCTGCCGAAGCCGTTCAACCCGCGGGAACTGCTGGCGAGAATCCGCGCCATCTTGCGCCGGACGCAGACACCGACGTCGCCACCGCTGGAAAGAATCGTGGTCGGTGATGTGGAATTGGATCCGGCAGCGCGGGTGGTACGGCGAGCAGGAGACCCCGTGGAGCTGACCTCCGTGGAGTTCGGGATGCTGGAAGCGTTAATGCGGGCCTCGGGACAGGTGGTCACGCGCGAGCAACTGGCGCAAAACGTCCTGGGGCGAAAGTTCATGCCCTACGACCGCAGCATTGACATGCACGTGAGCAAGCTGCGGAAGAAACTCGGTGACAGCGACGGAAACGAACGGATCAAGACGATCCGTGGCGTCGGTTATGTCTTTACGCGGCAGGAGGAGCGTTAA
- a CDS encoding ATP-binding protein, whose protein sequence is MRSLFLKIFLIFWVTMVVVGAVLIYTWGIQPEVIVSRWRGATSDAVALYAQSAAEELDRYGMVALNNYFQRLDASSHIRAALFDENGNLIAGRASKSMRDLAPHAGLGGEPAFTIQGSSAMAAQRTTGPSGRVYIMVGEMPRGPVGTVRRLARAQIEQWAAAILLSGLICYLLTLYLTRPILRLRQATHELSAGDLSARAPAELERRRDELGELVSDFNQMANRIEQLMISQRQLISDISHELRSPLARLNVALGLARQRAGEEASSALDRIEREAERLNEMIGKLLSLARMQGAAGPPDKSHVRLDEIVKEVAEDAEFEAQERSCAVRMVGNIKCTAEGSPELLRSAVENVVRNAVRYTASGSEIEITLANHDSTAEITVRDHGPGVPDSELQNLFRPFYRVGNARERDTGGAGLGLAIADRAVRLHGGTVAAANAPGGGLVVKIRVPAQCG, encoded by the coding sequence GTGCGCAGCCTGTTCCTAAAAATCTTCCTGATTTTCTGGGTGACGATGGTAGTGGTGGGCGCGGTGCTGATCTATACCTGGGGCATCCAGCCGGAGGTAATCGTCTCGCGCTGGCGTGGCGCGACCAGCGACGCGGTGGCATTGTATGCGCAATCGGCGGCGGAGGAATTGGACCGCTATGGCATGGTGGCGTTGAACAATTATTTCCAGCGGTTGGATGCGTCGTCGCACATTCGCGCAGCGCTGTTTGACGAAAACGGGAACCTGATCGCCGGCCGGGCGTCCAAGAGCATGCGTGACCTGGCGCCACATGCCGGCCTGGGGGGCGAGCCGGCGTTCACCATCCAAGGCTCGTCGGCGATGGCGGCACAGAGAACCACTGGGCCGAGCGGACGCGTCTACATCATGGTCGGGGAAATGCCGCGCGGTCCGGTGGGGACGGTACGCCGGCTGGCGCGCGCGCAGATCGAGCAGTGGGCGGCTGCGATTCTGCTGTCAGGATTAATCTGTTACCTGCTGACGCTGTACCTGACCCGTCCCATCCTGAGGCTGCGACAGGCGACGCACGAGTTGTCGGCGGGAGACTTGAGCGCGCGCGCTCCGGCGGAACTCGAACGTCGGCGCGACGAACTGGGTGAACTGGTAAGCGACTTCAACCAGATGGCCAACCGGATCGAGCAGTTGATGATCAGCCAGCGACAGCTGATCAGCGACATTTCGCACGAACTGCGGTCTCCCTTGGCGCGGTTGAACGTGGCCCTGGGCCTGGCGCGACAAAGAGCCGGCGAGGAGGCCTCGTCCGCGTTGGACAGGATTGAGCGGGAGGCCGAGCGGCTGAATGAAATGATCGGGAAACTGCTATCGCTGGCGCGCATGCAGGGAGCGGCGGGCCCGCCGGACAAATCCCATGTGCGGCTGGATGAGATCGTAAAAGAGGTGGCGGAGGACGCGGAGTTTGAAGCCCAGGAGCGGAGCTGCGCCGTGCGCATGGTCGGAAACATAAAGTGCACGGCCGAGGGCAGTCCGGAACTGTTGCGCAGCGCGGTAGAAAACGTGGTGCGCAACGCGGTGCGATATACGGCTTCAGGCAGCGAAATCGAGATCACGCTGGCGAATCACGATTCGACGGCCGAGATCACCGTCCGCGACCACGGGCCGGGAGTTCCGGACTCGGAGCTACAGAACCTTTTCCGTCCGTTTTACCGGGTCGGCAATGCCCGCGAGCGCGACACGGGAGGGGCTGGACTTGGACTGGCGATTGCCGACCGCGCGGTGCGGCTGCACGGCGGAACGGTGGCGGCGGCGAATGCGCCAGGCGGCGGGCTGGTGGTGAAGATCAGGGTGCCGGCGCAGTGCGGATGA
- the nrfH gene encoding cytochrome c nitrite reductase small subunit — translation MKAKTITIGLGIVLGAALGIGSYTFIYARGYSYLSNNPESCTNCHVMKEYYSGWQKGSHHAAAKCNDCHTPPGLLAKYATKTSNGFFHSLAFTSGRFPDSIQIKNRNHRVTEEACRNCHQDVVAMAEGTHREAAEMSCIRCHASSGHSEAVASTNTSLEGNLP, via the coding sequence ATGAAAGCCAAGACGATCACGATCGGGCTGGGCATCGTGCTGGGAGCCGCGCTGGGAATCGGATCCTACACGTTTATCTACGCGCGCGGCTACTCCTACCTGTCGAACAATCCCGAGTCGTGCACCAACTGCCACGTGATGAAGGAGTACTACAGCGGATGGCAGAAGGGGAGCCATCACGCGGCGGCAAAATGCAATGACTGTCATACGCCACCCGGCCTGCTGGCGAAGTATGCGACGAAGACGTCGAACGGGTTCTTCCATTCGCTGGCGTTCACATCGGGACGATTTCCAGATTCCATCCAGATCAAGAACCGCAATCATCGCGTGACGGAAGAGGCCTGCCGTAACTGTCACCAGGACGTGGTGGCGATGGCGGAGGGCACGCACCGGGAAGCGGCAGAGATGAGCTGCATCCGCTGCCACGCGTCGAGCGGACACTCGGAAGCGGTGGCTTCCACCAATACCTCGCTTGAAGGAAACCTGCCATGA
- a CDS encoding ammonia-forming cytochrome c nitrite reductase subunit c552, with the protein MSNEKETVINKRLLTITVVLAAIAAVAATGLLVNVFEHRQEAKNPFYKTVELSDKIDDPATWGKNFPMQYNLYLRTKQEQATKFGGDEAQLNTSKDDPRLTIARSNLEKDPRLKEMWAGYAFSADYRERRGHEYMLTDQIYTGRQKFAKQPGTCLNCHASLYKAYLEQGNGDITAGFEKISKMPYAEAVKLVKHPVACIDCHEPNTMQLRITRPAFIEGIRALKASQGVADFDVNKQANVQEMRSYVCAQCHVEYYFKPPDKRLTFPWSKGVEVEKIVQFYDDEKFKDWVHGETGAPMLKAQHPEFEMWSQGIHARSNVACADCHMPYRREGGLKISDHHVRSPLLNINRSCQQCHHWDEKEIKGRVEEIQTRFFNERNVTMDALIDLVRDINTAKTMGATDAELEKARDFQRKASFYLDFAMSENSMGFHAPQESTRVLAEAINLCRLGQLSLRSTVLPAKPELRKASLQSAPSQGK; encoded by the coding sequence ATGAGCAACGAGAAAGAAACGGTGATCAACAAGCGTCTGTTGACGATCACGGTAGTGCTGGCGGCAATCGCCGCGGTGGCCGCGACGGGGCTGCTGGTGAATGTCTTTGAGCACCGGCAGGAAGCCAAGAACCCGTTCTATAAGACGGTGGAACTCAGTGACAAGATCGATGACCCGGCCACCTGGGGGAAGAACTTCCCCATGCAGTACAACCTCTACCTGCGCACGAAACAGGAACAGGCGACGAAGTTCGGGGGTGACGAGGCGCAGTTGAACACCAGTAAAGACGATCCTCGTCTGACGATCGCGCGCTCCAACCTGGAAAAAGATCCGCGCCTGAAAGAGATGTGGGCAGGATACGCATTTTCGGCCGATTACCGCGAGCGCCGCGGACATGAGTACATGCTGACCGACCAGATCTACACCGGCCGGCAGAAATTCGCGAAGCAGCCGGGCACGTGCCTGAACTGCCATGCGTCGCTGTACAAGGCGTACCTGGAACAGGGCAACGGCGACATCACGGCGGGCTTCGAGAAGATCAGCAAGATGCCGTACGCAGAGGCGGTGAAACTGGTCAAGCACCCGGTAGCTTGCATCGATTGCCACGAGCCGAACACGATGCAACTGCGAATCACCAGGCCGGCGTTCATCGAAGGGATCCGGGCCTTGAAGGCGTCGCAGGGAGTCGCGGATTTCGATGTCAACAAGCAGGCGAACGTGCAGGAGATGCGCTCCTACGTATGCGCGCAATGCCACGTGGAGTACTACTTCAAGCCCCCGGACAAGCGGCTGACGTTCCCGTGGTCCAAGGGAGTGGAAGTCGAGAAAATCGTCCAATTTTATGATGACGAGAAATTCAAAGACTGGGTGCACGGCGAAACTGGCGCCCCCATGCTGAAGGCACAGCATCCGGAGTTCGAGATGTGGAGCCAGGGCATCCATGCGCGCTCCAACGTGGCTTGCGCGGATTGCCATATGCCATACCGGCGCGAGGGCGGGCTCAAGATCAGCGACCACCATGTCCGCAGCCCCTTGCTGAACATCAACCGGTCATGCCAGCAGTGCCATCACTGGGACGAGAAAGAAATCAAAGGACGGGTGGAGGAGATCCAGACGCGGTTCTTCAACGAACGCAACGTAACCATGGACGCGCTGATCGACCTGGTCCGCGACATCAATACGGCAAAAACGATGGGCGCGACCGATGCCGAGTTGGAGAAGGCGCGCGACTTCCAGCGCAAGGCAAGCTTCTACCTGGACTTTGCGATGTCGGAAAACTCGATGGGATTCCATGCGCCGCAGGAGTCCACGCGGGTGCTGGCCGAGGCCATCAATTTGTGCCGTCTGGGGCAGTTGTCACTGCGCAGCACGGTCCTGCCCGCGAAGCCGGAATTAAGGAAGGCGAGTTTGCAGTCAGCTCCTAGCCAGGGGAAATGA
- a CDS encoding S41 family peptidase, whose translation MPMQKLNRSLLVLVVILMVSGLLGVVFGQRVRSEQSDDTDMQQNLRQFTQVYDVVEQNYAEPVKADKAIYDGAIPGMLRSLDPHSTFFDPKAFAQLNEEQRGNYFGVGMEIGPRGNKIVVISPFVGAPAYKAGIRAGDVILAVDGKPTDNMTTADVADLVKGPRGSKVQISIVREGAQKPLEFNVTRDEIPRHSVDVHFLVRPGVGYLHISSFIETTDHELDMALAEFGNLNGLILDLRQDPGGLLKEAVSVADRFLPKGAVVVSQRGRSSPEIVYRAKNGNGGKEYPIVVLVNRGTASAAEIVSGAIQDHDRGLVLGENTFGKGLVQTVYPLSDHTGLALTTAKYYTPSGRLIQRKYTGVSLYDYYYGAGSQDNTAGRESKATDSGRTVYGGDGITPDVKFATPKANRFQNEMQIHYVFFDFAKKFLSNHQVQKSFTVDDQVTQQFREFLNANKVPWTEPELQQNLDWVKSNIKGELFTEVFGVDAGLRARAEADPQVAKALELLPQAKQLTESARRVIATRSRAAGVGKQ comes from the coding sequence ATGCCTATGCAAAAGCTGAACCGGTCGTTATTGGTCCTGGTCGTAATTCTCATGGTTTCCGGATTATTGGGCGTGGTCTTCGGGCAGCGCGTCCGATCCGAGCAGAGTGACGACACCGACATGCAACAGAACCTGCGGCAGTTTACGCAGGTCTACGACGTGGTGGAGCAGAACTACGCTGAGCCGGTAAAGGCGGACAAGGCCATCTACGACGGGGCCATCCCCGGCATGCTGCGTTCGCTGGACCCGCATTCGACCTTCTTCGATCCGAAGGCGTTCGCCCAGCTCAATGAAGAGCAGCGCGGCAATTATTTCGGCGTGGGCATGGAGATCGGCCCGCGAGGCAACAAGATCGTGGTGATTTCGCCGTTTGTAGGCGCTCCCGCTTACAAGGCTGGAATCCGCGCCGGTGACGTCATCCTGGCCGTCGACGGCAAGCCGACGGACAACATGACGACGGCCGACGTCGCCGACCTGGTGAAGGGGCCGCGCGGTTCGAAAGTTCAGATCAGCATTGTGCGCGAGGGAGCGCAGAAGCCGCTGGAATTCAACGTCACGCGAGACGAGATTCCGCGTCACAGCGTGGATGTGCACTTTCTGGTGCGGCCGGGCGTTGGCTACTTGCATATCAGCTCGTTCATCGAAACCACCGATCACGAACTGGACATGGCGCTGGCGGAGTTCGGGAACTTGAATGGATTGATTCTCGACCTGCGCCAGGATCCGGGCGGGTTGCTGAAAGAAGCGGTGTCGGTCGCCGACCGTTTCCTGCCGAAGGGCGCGGTGGTCGTGTCACAACGCGGACGTTCGTCACCGGAGATCGTTTACCGGGCAAAAAACGGGAACGGCGGGAAGGAGTACCCGATCGTTGTGCTGGTGAACCGCGGCACGGCTTCGGCGGCGGAGATTGTGTCGGGGGCGATCCAGGACCATGATCGCGGCCTGGTGCTGGGCGAAAACACGTTTGGAAAGGGACTGGTCCAGACGGTGTATCCTTTGTCTGACCATACCGGACTGGCGTTGACCACCGCGAAGTATTACACGCCTAGCGGACGTCTGATCCAGCGCAAATACACCGGCGTGTCGCTCTATGATTATTACTATGGCGCCGGCAGCCAGGACAACACGGCCGGACGGGAGTCGAAAGCCACCGATAGCGGGCGGACGGTCTATGGGGGTGACGGCATCACTCCGGACGTGAAATTCGCCACGCCCAAGGCGAACCGGTTCCAGAACGAAATGCAGATCCACTATGTCTTTTTCGATTTCGCGAAGAAGTTTCTGAGCAATCACCAGGTGCAGAAGAGCTTCACGGTGGATGACCAAGTCACACAACAGTTCCGGGAGTTTCTGAACGCCAACAAAGTCCCGTGGACCGAGCCGGAATTGCAGCAGAACCTGGATTGGGTGAAATCGAACATTAAGGGTGAATTGTTCACCGAGGTGTTTGGGGTGGATGCCGGGCTGCGGGCAAGGGCCGAGGCAGACCCGCAAGTGGCCAAAGCTCTGGAACTTCTGCCGCAGGCCAAGCAGTTGACCGAGAGCGCAAGGCGGGTGATCGCGACGCGCTCCCGCGCAGCAGGCGTGGGCAAGCAGTAG
- a CDS encoding Do family serine endopeptidase — protein MARPLITSVVAFAMIMSWGALEFARPTNVHAASAAPAAAALDPDSVNAILALDKAMETLAARVTPAVVNVTVASRSSAHLTSDNDDEQAPQMPNLPPGFGQFFGPQFRQFQFRQRPQIEHVGGSGVIISPDGYIVTNNHVVDGAVDISVTMSDRRVLPAKLVGADPLTDLAVIKVAGSNFPSVPWGDSTQLHPGQTVLAFGNPLGFRFSVTRGIVSAVNRPNPFSDNARKPGQFIQTDAAINQGNSGGPLVDARGQVIGINTFLISPSGAFAGMGFAIPTQVARPTVDTLIKYGKVEHAYMGIGISDVTPANARFFHRQDASGAVITQVEPDAPGARAGLKIGDVITEVDGQKVDDAGQLQVIVGQKRPGTKVNVQVDRDGKSVTVPVTVEAMNRTTERAVSGSEHGKARWGLGLTDLNADTRQQLRLPGDMRGALVGRVEPGSPADNAGLTQGDIILQVNRKDTPTAADVKDALSKIPEGQDVMLLVHSNGGNSFRVLHSAEKSEKSSG, from the coding sequence GTGGCGCGACCGCTGATCACGTCGGTCGTCGCCTTCGCCATGATCATGTCTTGGGGCGCACTTGAATTCGCGCGTCCCACAAATGTGCATGCAGCCTCCGCCGCTCCTGCCGCGGCGGCCTTGGACCCCGACAGCGTCAACGCCATTCTGGCGCTCGACAAAGCCATGGAAACCCTGGCCGCGCGCGTAACGCCGGCGGTCGTGAACGTCACTGTCGCTTCCCGCTCCTCCGCGCACTTGACGAGCGACAATGACGATGAGCAGGCGCCGCAGATGCCGAACTTGCCGCCCGGCTTCGGACAATTCTTCGGTCCCCAGTTCCGCCAATTTCAATTCCGGCAGCGGCCGCAGATCGAGCACGTCGGCGGCAGCGGCGTCATCATTTCCCCTGACGGTTACATCGTCACCAACAATCACGTGGTGGACGGTGCGGTAGACATCAGCGTGACCATGAGCGATCGCCGCGTGCTTCCCGCGAAACTTGTCGGCGCCGACCCGCTCACCGATCTTGCCGTCATCAAGGTCGCCGGGAGCAATTTCCCCAGCGTCCCCTGGGGCGATTCCACGCAATTGCATCCCGGGCAGACCGTGCTCGCTTTCGGCAATCCGCTCGGGTTCCGCTTCTCCGTGACCCGCGGCATCGTCAGTGCGGTAAACCGCCCGAATCCGTTTTCCGATAACGCTCGCAAGCCCGGCCAGTTCATCCAGACCGACGCCGCCATCAACCAGGGCAATTCCGGCGGACCGTTGGTCGACGCGCGCGGCCAGGTGATCGGGATCAACACCTTCCTGATCTCGCCCTCAGGCGCTTTTGCCGGCATGGGCTTTGCCATTCCCACGCAAGTCGCTCGTCCCACGGTGGACACTCTGATCAAGTACGGCAAGGTCGAGCACGCCTACATGGGCATCGGCATCAGCGACGTGACGCCGGCCAACGCCCGGTTCTTCCACCGGCAAGACGCCTCCGGCGCGGTCATCACGCAAGTTGAGCCCGATGCGCCCGGAGCAAGGGCCGGGCTGAAGATCGGCGACGTAATCACCGAAGTGGACGGGCAGAAGGTCGATGACGCCGGACAACTGCAGGTCATCGTCGGCCAGAAGCGTCCCGGCACCAAGGTCAACGTGCAAGTTGATCGCGATGGCAAGTCCGTCACCGTTCCGGTCACGGTCGAAGCCATGAATCGAACTACCGAACGCGCTGTCTCCGGAAGTGAGCACGGCAAAGCGCGCTGGGGCCTTGGCCTCACCGACCTCAACGCCGATACCCGCCAGCAGTTGCGGCTTCCTGGTGATATGCGGGGCGCTCTTGTCGGTCGCGTCGAGCCCGGAAGCCCGGCGGACAATGCCGGTCTGACCCAAGGCGACATCATCCTGCAGGTCAATCGCAAGGACACCCCCACCGCGGCTGATGTCAAAGACGCGCTCTCGAAAATTCCTGAGGGGCAGGACGTTATGTTGCTCGTCCACTCCAACGGCGGCAATAGTTTCCGCGTGTTGCACTCGGCAGAAAAGTCGGAGAAGTCTTCCGGCTAG
- a CDS encoding M56 family metallopeptidase: MNVFYSLLIAAAQGTAERILHSFVLGIALTAFAWVLLRVIPRPNASTRFAVWFTALLATAFLPLADSSLHVLGRTAPAVHPLVSVPPSWALYLAPAWAGAAAIGLLRVGVGLSELRRLRQSCRAIGNADPAWQATATRICPLRRIEILTSDRVHVPTALGFFKPMVVIPAGLLDQLSPTEMNQVLLHELAHLRRWDDWTNALQKLVKALLFFHPAAWWMEQRIALEREVACDDAVLAETSSPHAYARCLAGLAEKSFARRSTALVQAAVNRVRQTTLRVARILDVNRPKTATGGKISVALVAAFTCACVGIVSQLPPLVSFQDQATSLAIARPALPVPPQLALNRSAVDLPPSAIKRPASAPRLIQAKSNNRSAAELGRQGSQALRPRPVLARTVSPGAPRVIQAKVKAMPQTPVTTGVLIIFVDDPVFGPTPIVFHFAVWHAAPARSPAEPQKNI; encoded by the coding sequence ATGAACGTCTTTTACAGCCTGTTGATCGCCGCCGCCCAGGGAACGGCTGAGCGAATTTTACATTCGTTTGTCCTCGGTATCGCACTTACAGCGTTTGCCTGGGTACTGCTGCGGGTCATCCCGCGACCCAATGCGTCCACGCGCTTCGCCGTGTGGTTTACTGCGCTGCTTGCAACCGCGTTCCTGCCGCTCGCCGACAGCTCTTTGCATGTGCTTGGGAGGACGGCACCGGCAGTGCATCCTTTGGTCTCTGTCCCGCCTTCCTGGGCCCTCTACCTCGCGCCGGCATGGGCTGGCGCCGCCGCGATAGGCTTGTTGCGTGTCGGGGTTGGCCTTAGCGAGTTGCGTCGCCTGCGCCAGAGTTGCCGCGCGATTGGGAACGCCGATCCGGCATGGCAAGCCACGGCCACGCGTATTTGTCCGTTACGGCGCATCGAGATCCTGACTTCCGACCGCGTTCACGTTCCCACCGCTCTCGGCTTCTTCAAGCCGATGGTCGTGATTCCCGCCGGTCTTCTTGATCAGCTTTCACCGACGGAGATGAACCAGGTCCTGCTGCACGAACTGGCACACCTTCGCCGCTGGGATGACTGGACCAATGCATTGCAAAAGCTGGTCAAGGCGCTGCTGTTCTTCCATCCCGCCGCTTGGTGGATGGAGCAACGGATTGCGCTGGAGAGAGAAGTGGCGTGCGACGACGCCGTGCTGGCAGAAACATCCAGCCCTCATGCCTATGCCAGGTGCCTGGCCGGCTTGGCCGAAAAAAGTTTCGCCCGCCGCAGCACCGCGCTGGTGCAGGCGGCGGTAAACCGGGTTCGCCAGACCACGTTACGCGTCGCTCGAATTCTTGACGTAAATCGCCCGAAAACCGCCACCGGGGGGAAGATTTCTGTTGCTTTGGTGGCGGCTTTCACATGCGCCTGCGTCGGCATCGTCTCGCAGTTACCGCCGTTGGTGAGCTTCCAGGATCAAGCTACATCACTCGCCATCGCAAGACCTGCCCTGCCGGTTCCCCCGCAGCTTGCGCTGAATCGGTCCGCCGTCGATCTACCGCCATCCGCTATCAAGAGGCCCGCTTCTGCGCCTCGCCTGATCCAAGCGAAGTCTAACAACAGGTCCGCCGCTGAACTCGGGCGGCAAGGATCGCAGGCGTTGCGTCCTCGCCCGGTGCTCGCCCGAACGGTTTCACCAGGCGCGCCGCGCGTCATTCAAGCCAAAGTCAAGGCGATGCCGCAAACACCTGTAACCACGGGCGTGCTCATCATCTTTGTCGACGACCCGGTTTTTGGACCTACCCCGATCGTGTTTCACTTTGCGGTTTGGCACGCCGCTCCGGCGCGGTCGCCGGCAGAGCCTCAAAAGAACATTTAG
- a CDS encoding BlaI/MecI/CopY family transcriptional regulator, whose protein sequence is MPPRKSQTLTEAELRLMNVLWQKGSATVQQVLDSLPGKPALAYNSVLTTIRILENKGYVKHLKDGRAHVYTPLLGKREATRFEIRHLVNRFFKNSHEQLVLNILQDDSIDEAELKKLRRMLEGGTQER, encoded by the coding sequence TTGCCGCCGAGAAAGTCTCAGACCCTGACGGAAGCCGAGCTTCGCCTGATGAACGTGCTATGGCAGAAAGGCTCGGCCACCGTGCAGCAGGTACTCGACAGCCTGCCCGGCAAGCCGGCGCTGGCGTACAACTCCGTGCTTACCACCATCCGAATCCTTGAGAACAAAGGCTACGTCAAGCACCTGAAGGATGGGCGGGCGCACGTCTACACGCCGCTGCTGGGTAAAAGGGAAGCGACGCGCTTCGAGATCCGCCACCTGGTGAATCGCTTCTTCAAGAACTCGCACGAACAACTGGTGTTGAACATATTGCAGGACGACAGCATTGACGAAGCCGAGTTGAAGAAGCTTCGCCGCATGCTGGAAGGCGGGACGCAGGAACGATGA
- a CDS encoding ABC transporter ATP-binding protein, giving the protein MSANGNELLQMNEVEASYGDFQALFNITLKVSRGEIVTLIGANGAGKTTTLRVISGLLRAKKGSITFDGQNISRTPAHEIVARGISHVPEGRQLFPYMTVEEHLVLGAYIDRTRPRIPQLLEEQYAMFPRLKERRRQPAGTLSGGEQQMVAIARGLMSEPKLLLLDEPSLGLAPKLVEEVFAKIRQIGEKGVTVMVVEQNVVDGLSVSTRGYVVENGAVILQGPSAELLSNENIRAAYLGL; this is encoded by the coding sequence ATGAGCGCCAACGGGAACGAACTGCTGCAGATGAACGAGGTCGAGGCCTCGTACGGCGATTTCCAGGCGCTGTTCAACATCACCCTGAAAGTCAGTCGAGGTGAGATTGTGACCCTGATCGGCGCCAACGGCGCCGGCAAAACCACCACCCTGCGCGTTATCAGCGGCCTGCTGCGCGCGAAAAAGGGCTCCATCACCTTCGACGGTCAGAACATCAGCAGGACGCCCGCGCACGAAATCGTGGCGCGCGGCATCAGCCACGTGCCGGAAGGCCGGCAACTGTTTCCTTATATGACCGTCGAAGAGCACCTCGTGCTCGGCGCTTACATCGACCGCACACGTCCCCGGATTCCGCAATTGCTCGAAGAGCAGTACGCCATGTTTCCGCGCTTGAAGGAACGCCGCAGGCAACCGGCAGGGACGCTCTCCGGCGGCGAGCAGCAGATGGTCGCCATCGCGCGCGGCCTCATGTCGGAACCCAAACTGCTGCTGCTCGACGAGCCTTCGCTCGGCCTTGCTCCCAAGCTGGTGGAGGAAGTTTTTGCCAAGATCCGCCAGATCGGCGAAAAGGGCGTTACCGTCATGGTAGTGGAGCAGAATGTGGTGGACGGTCTCAGCGTCTCCACCCGCGGCTATGTGGTGGAGAATGGCGCGGTCATTCTTCAGGGTCCATCGGCGGAATTGCTCAGTAACGAGAACATCCGCGCTGCCTACCTTGGTCTGTGA
- a CDS encoding ABC transporter ATP-binding protein has translation MPLLEIKNVSKRFGGLKAVSDVSMSVAAGEIAFIVGPNGAGKTTLFNLITSVHQADAGNIIFDGHDITHSSPDAAAKIGIGRTFQIVKPLRNLTILENAMLGAFLHTSSAHIAEREATRVLEFLGMAKVMHLPARGLGLPMMKRLEIARALATKPKLILLDEVVAGLPTSEALSLADLLKRLPEWGIAAIGGVEHVMQVVMKIADRVVVLDYGVKIAEGKPQDVVQWPQVIAAYLGSKYKELLK, from the coding sequence ATGCCTCTGCTGGAAATCAAGAACGTCAGCAAGCGCTTCGGCGGGCTGAAAGCCGTTTCCGACGTCTCCATGTCGGTCGCCGCCGGCGAGATCGCCTTCATCGTCGGACCCAATGGCGCCGGTAAAACTACGCTCTTTAACCTGATCACCAGCGTTCACCAGGCGGACGCCGGCAATATCATTTTCGACGGTCACGACATTACCCACTCCTCTCCCGACGCAGCCGCGAAAATCGGCATTGGCCGCACCTTTCAGATCGTCAAGCCGCTGCGCAACCTCACCATCCTGGAGAACGCGATGCTCGGCGCGTTCCTGCACACCTCGTCCGCGCACATCGCCGAGAGGGAAGCGACCAGGGTGCTCGAGTTTCTCGGCATGGCCAAGGTCATGCACCTGCCGGCGCGCGGCCTGGGACTGCCGATGATGAAACGTCTCGAGATTGCCCGCGCCCTCGCCACCAAACCCAAGCTCATCCTGCTCGACGAGGTGGTCGCCGGCCTGCCGACTTCCGAGGCGCTCAGTCTCGCTGACCTGCTCAAGCGACTTCCCGAGTGGGGCATCGCCGCCATCGGTGGCGTTGAGCACGTCATGCAAGTGGTCATGAAGATCGCCGACCGCGTGGTCGTACTCGATTATGGCGTGAAGATCGCGGAAGGCAAGCCCCAGGACGTCGTTCAGTGGCCGCAAGTGATCGCCGCCTACCTGGGGTCGAAGTACAAGGAATTGCTGAAATGA